A window of Candidatus Binatus sp. genomic DNA:
AGGCTGCTCTCAATTGCTCGATACCTCGAACAATGAGACCGAGTGAATCAGAGATAGCTTGAAGCTTTGTCATAAAAAGGCTGCCGAGGACACTCTCTGTTTATCCGATTCAAAGGTCAGGCGGCGCGCACAACGCGCGGGGGACGCAGAGCGATGGTTACCTGAATTTCGTCATACGGCACGGTTGGCGCCTGCGCTCTTCCCTTGCCGCGCTTGGCTTCGAGTCTTACCAGTCCGAGCCGCTCGAACAGCGTGATGTCGGTACTGACGTTCTTGTAGTCGCGTCGCAGCAACCCGGCTAGTTCGCGCACCGAAGCCGGCCGATGGCGAGTGATAGCCAGCAATAGTTCCAGGCGCTTCTCGGTCAGAATCTGTCGCAGCTCCGCCACGCTCTCGAAATAAAGGCCCGCGTCCTGTGGCAAGCGGTTGCCGCGGGCGACCCGCTTGATCGCTTCGCGAAGAGCCTTTGACCGCTCAGCGCGGGTGCGGATGCCGATGTTAAGGCGCCGTGCGCTCATAGCTTACCCTCCAGAATCAGGTCTACGTCGCGCAAGAAGTCGTCGAGCAATGCGTCCTCGTTGACGAACTTGTAACGGGTCTCTTTACCGCGCAAATGCCGGTGATGCGACTTACCGCGATGAATATCGTAGAGCAAAACCACGCCGCCGCTCTCAAGGTCCACAAGGCAAAGGGAA
This region includes:
- a CDS encoding DUF6516 family protein produces the protein MPPVILEARDVIGGGRYLQEVRVSSFSPSRELPEGIRYSLCLVDLESGGVVLLYDIHRGKSHHRHLRGKETRYKFVNEDALLDDFLRDVDLILEGKL